DNA sequence from the Bacteroidales bacterium WCE2008 genome:
TGGACAAGAAATCGGCTTTCGGCCATGGATATACTTTTCCATGTCTTTTCAAGACCGCCGGCGGCTGGGTTCTGGTCAGCGAGACTGGAGTCGACAGCCGGTACTGCGGATGCCGTCTCGAAGACTTCGACGGCCGGGGCTACAAGATCGGATTCCCCATGCCGGAAGAGAATAACGGTAACGGGACCATAGAGCCGGCCTTCGCCCTTCCGGGAGCGACGGCATGGCGCACGATCACCGTCGGAAGCAGCCTTGCCCCGATCGTCGAGACTACTATAGCCTTCGACGTCGTGACTCCGAAATACGAGCCCCGCCACAGATACGAGACTGGAAAGGGAACATGGAGCTGGATTCTCTGGCAGGATCCGAGCATAAATTATCCGGACCAGGTCCGATTCATCGACCTCGCCTCCGCAATGGGTTACAAGTTCAGTCTTGTAGACAGCTACTGGGACGAGAATATCGGGCATGACAGGATTGCCGAGCTTTCCGCCTACGCGCAGAGCATGAACGTCAGTCTCTTCCTCTGGTACGCCTCCAGCGGCTGGTGGAACGATATCGTCCAGGGCCCGGTCAACGTCATGAGCGATCCCATACGCAGAAAACAGGAGATGCGCTGGATGCAGTCGATAGGCGTCAAAGGAATAAAGGTGGATTTCTTCGGCGGAGACAAGCAGGAGACCATACGCCTCTACGAGGAGATACTCAGCGACGCAGACGACTACGGCCTGATGGTCATTTTCCACGGCTGCACCCTGCCTAGAGGATGGGAAAGGATGTATCCGAACTATGTAGGCAGCGAGGCTGTCCGGGCTTCGGAGAATCTCATCTTCAATCAGCATGACTGCGACCTCGAAGCCCTCAACGCCTGCCTGCATCCGTTCATCAGGAACGCAGTCGGCAGCATGGAGTTCGGAGGTGCATTCCTCAACAAGAGAATGGACAAGAATAACGGCAGACCCGATGCCAATGGCCGGGTAAGAGGCAATGTCCGCCGCACGACCGACGCCTTCGAGCTGGCCACGGCAATTCTCTTCCAGAATCCTGTCCAGAACTTCGCGCTTGCGCCTAACAATCTCGAAGACGCCCCGGCCGTATGTCTCGATTTCATGAGAAAAGTCCCGACAGAATGGGACGAGACCAGACTGGTCGACGGGATGCCGGGCGAATTCTGCATTCTTGCAAGACGTCACGGGACGACATGGTATGTAGGAGCGATCAGCGCTTCCGACAAACCGGTCCATGTCGACGTCAAGGAGCTGGAGAAGCGTTTCGGAGGTAAAGCCACAGTAATCAGCACCAGCAATGGCGAGCCCGTCCTTTCCGGAGCCGGGAAGAAACCATTCGTTATTTCAGCGAACGACGGACTTGCTGTTACTATAGAAAAATAACCAGCAGAAGCTGGGCAAGAATTACCCTGACCGCCATGGCGAGAGGATATACGGAAGTATAACTCAAAGCCGGGCGGTCTCCGTAATCTGAAGACGAAGCATAGTTAAGGGCCATAGGATTGGCCATCGCTCCGCAAAGCATGCCG
Encoded proteins:
- a CDS encoding Glycosyl-hydrolase 97 C-terminal, oligomerisation — protein: MLAAAIFSAISPDGKLCVDFSYSDESALCYSISYEGNGMVSPSPLGLVANFADFTRLTLKSQEISHKTVEYDMDRIKASHVRREANDIILHTVNPDGRLLDIEFMIFDNDVAFRYLVPKDSETGSIRVMDEKTSFRFPEGTVTYLTPQSDAMVGWKRTKPSYEEYYELAAPMDKKSAFGHGYTFPCLFKTAGGWVLVSETGVDSRYCGCRLEDFDGRGYKIGFPMPEENNGNGTIEPAFALPGATAWRTITVGSSLAPIVETTIAFDVVTPKYEPRHRYETGKGTWSWILWQDPSINYPDQVRFIDLASAMGYKFSLVDSYWDENIGHDRIAELSAYAQSMNVSLFLWYASSGWWNDIVQGPVNVMSDPIRRKQEMRWMQSIGVKGIKVDFFGGDKQETIRLYEEILSDADDYGLMVIFHGCTLPRGWERMYPNYVGSEAVRASENLIFNQHDCDLEALNACLHPFIRNAVGSMEFGGAFLNKRMDKNNGRPDANGRVRGNVRRTTDAFELATAILFQNPVQNFALAPNNLEDAPAVCLDFMRKVPTEWDETRLVDGMPGEFCILARRHGTTWYVGAISASDKPVHVDVKELEKRFGGKATVISTSNGEPVLSGAGKKPFVISANDGLAVTIEK